Below is a genomic region from Henckelia pumila isolate YLH828 chromosome 3, ASM3356847v2, whole genome shotgun sequence.
CTTGATTAATCTTACATGATATAAGAAATGCGATATATGATTCATTTAATTaaatcataatattttttttagcagCTTGATTGCATTGATGGTGATGAAGATGACTACGAGGGAAAGAAGGAAAGCGTATACTTGAGAAGCAACTCCTCTGAAGATGACTTAACTGAAAAAGATCACTTGGAGGCAGATGTCAAAGAATCCAATATATCAAGAAATAATATTAATCCTCAAGATTTCCTAGGAAAATTGGCTAGTCTTCAGATACCAAGTAAACAAGGTTTATTAGCAACGTTAAAGAGAGGAGACGAATCAAATAATTTGGATATTGGATGTGAAACAGAACGAGATCAGTCGTTTTCTTCAGAGATCAGTAGCAGCTGCATAACCGAAGAATACAACGAAGCTAAAGAGGACAGCGAATCCATTTTCAAAAGAATCAATTCACACAAAACAATGGTTTCCTACCAACTCGGGAAGCAATTATCTTGCAAGTGGAGCACTGGAGCCGGACCAAGAATTGGCTGCTTGAGAGATTACCCGTCGGGACTCCAATCTCATGCTTTAGAGCAACTGAATTTGTCTCCAAGAAGTAAGAATCCATTAAGATTCGACGTCCCTTCTCGTGTATCAACTCCTGATAGCAGTAATCTTGCTCCTAGTTGCACAAGAATGCAACCTATCGTTTagtttttttggttttgtggAAAGTACGAAAAGTACTGGTAGTAATAGTATAGCCATAGGATCAATTCTTTGCTATTCTTTTCAACAGCAATTCTtagaccttttttttttttttttttttccatttagccatgtattaattaattaactctttataattttaatttttccccCCTTTTTGGTTCTCATCTAACACGAGAAATGTACAATTTCAAGTTGAGTAAACTAGCTGGCAATTTAATTAGAAGGAAAGTTGCCATATTACAGCTCTCTCGCTGTGGATGGACAAGTCCATATTGCCTAGTTCTCGGCTTCACAAGTCTTCATAGTAAAAACTCCATTCACTCAACTAAATGGTGGAGAAGAAGGGGAAAAAAAAAGCAGTGTAGGTCGATCTATTGGTATTGACCAAGTCTCCCAACTAGTACTCCACTAGTCATCATTGTCAAGAACGAAATTTTTCCTTTTTAAggtgaagattttatttaattatttaagttatGAGATAATTAGTATATTTTATGTATCATCTTCTATTCTCTCTTGGGAAAATTCTCGATTTAGTCCCATGTTTTTTGGGTGTCTCCCGGTTTAGTCCCAAATCAATTTTGTGACTCAATTTAGTCCCAAACCTTCATTCTATTTTACCGCGTTAGTATTTCTGTTAATTGTACCAACGGCACAAGCAGAAATCCCTCTTCATGCATAGAAAAACCCATTCCCAAATCCTAAGCCCTAAATGCCCGCATACGCAGAACTGAGATTGACGAATTTCTGAGCTTCGAAGCTCGCCCCTCACTCCATTCACCATTCCTATGCACGAACCACCAAAAATTCCCCAATCCTCCTTCGCACAGCCTTGGTTGGAGAATTCCTCAGCTTCGAAGCTCGCCGGTCGCTCATTTCACCATGCTTCCGTGAGAAGTGTTGAACAGTTTGAGGGTAAGGTTGCACCATCTTTCTACTAAAAAATATGATGCTTGgcaattttttttgttcttttacCTGAATTTTTTTAGCGTCGTGCGTGACTTGGTTGGTTAAAAAGTAAGAACAGTAAGTAAGAACAGtactttaatttttcaaaaataaaatctcatGTTTGCCTGAATggaagtaaaaattaaaaacatggTTCATTAAAAATATGCATTTGAGGGTGGCCAGCAGATCATTACCAGGAATGAAAGTGAGTAATTTGCATCGAATCTGCataaatgtttgattggaatttTTTAGATATTTCCAATTCGACGGTGTGCACGCTATGTTTTTGTATAGTTACTTTTTAATAAACACAAAAGGAAGAACTATTGTCGagatattttaaaatgtttgtcattttgttgttAGAGAATAAATGAACTATTTTCTATCACTTGGTTGTGAGGGAATGAATGGTTTTTTTTTCCCTTGGTTTCTAAGTCTCAGATTTTGTATAACAAAGAAAATTGATCAACCAATTTTGTTATCATCTTTTGATTATAATATGGCAATCTAATGATTTATAAATTCtcgaatattattttttaaataattattgtgATTTATTTTCTTTCGTGCAGCTTTTACTCACTAAGTGATTGATTGGATATGTAATGGCTAGACGAAGTACTTTTTCAACGAAGGGCACTCCAAATTATGGTAATCCGTCAATTTTTTAATTAGCTCTACAAAAATTTTATGATGCATTTTCCTGATAATCTAatgtctgtttttttttttttgttttcgatTCAGGATTAAATGGAGAACCAGATCTCTTTAcaattaaaatacattaaaatggAAGATTCAAAGATCAAGAAAAACGCAATGAATACATCGGTGgtagttttgaatattttgattcTGTCGATCTTGATAAGCTTGGAATGATTGAATTGTGGGCATTTATGGAGGAGCTTGGATTTGAAGAGAAAAGGTCTTTTAGATTTTGGCACAAAGTCGGAGGTACTATTAATGAAGGTAGATACTTGGAAAATGATTCGGATGTGTTGAATCAAAGAAACCATATTCCGATAAACTATGAGgttaaaatatatgttcaacACTTAGATGATGGAAATCATGAGGCTAGAGATGACGAGTTTGATAACAATGAGTATGATTTTGATGAAAATGATGGGCTACTGGATGCATTTGTTTGCGATGATATAGAACCTAAAGGAAAAATGATTGTGCATGGAGGAGAAAAAACAGAAGATGTGATTTATAATATGCAGGAGGATAGTGAAGAAGATGTTTGTGCAGACAGTGACGGTCTTAATAGTATTCATGATTCTGATGAGGAGTAGGATGGTGTAAAAAAGTATCCGTTGTTTGATCCAAAGAAGGATTCTGAAAAACCAGAGTTGAAGCTGGGTTTAGTTTTCAACTCGAAGAAAGAAGCAAAGTTCGCCATTGAAAGTTACTGCATTCGAGAAGGAATACCTGTCAAGTTTGTGAAAAATGATAATATCTGGCTTTGGGCTTAGTGCAATGATGATAATTGTCATTAGAAGATCCATGTTGCGAAGATGTCTAATGATAATTGTTGGCAAGTAAGAAATTTTGACAGATGTCACAGTAATTGTGTTCGGGATTTGAAAAACAATTGTGTGAACTCAACTTGGTTGGGAAATACTTTTGCCAAAAAATTCAGCACAAATCCTAAATTGGGACACTTGGAGTTTAAGGAAGAGATTTCTGTCATGTTTCAGTCAGATTTTTCGAGGAAGACTGCCTACATGGCTAAGAGAAAGGCGCTGAAATTGGTGCAAGGATCTGTTGAGGAGCAATTCCGAAAAATAAGAATGTATTGTGCTGAATTGAAAAGATCCGACACTGGGGCTACTGTAGTTTTGAAGTTGACAGAGGATGACAAAGGTCCAAGGTTTCAAAGATTATATGTTTGTTATTCAGTGTGTAAGCAAGGCTTTAAGAGTGCTTGTCGGCGTATCATTGGTGTTGATGGATGTTTTTTTAAAGGTGGAACATGGTGGACAATTGTTATCAGCCGTGGGGCTAGATctgaataataatatatttccaATATGTTATGCGATGGTTGAGCGTGAAACAAAAGATAGTTGGACATGGTTTCTTCGACTCTTGGATGAAGACATTGGTGTAGGCAATGATCCACATACCTGGACATTTATGTCAGATAAGCAAAAAGGTTTGATTCCTGCACTTGAATCTAAGTTGAAAAACATTGATGCAAAGGCATATGAATGGCTGTCAAAAAAACCTGGAAACCAGTGGTCTAAGGCATATTTCAGCACCACTCCTAAATCAGACATCTTGTTGAACAACATGTGTGAAAGTTTTAACAGCTTCATATTAGATGTCAGGGAGAAGCCAGTAATTGAGATGCTTGAGAAGATAAGAAATCTTTTGATGGGAAGATTTCAAAAAAACAGAGACAGAGCTGAGAAATGGAAAGGTCGACTTTGTTCAAAGATCAGAGATGTGCTGGCAAAGGTCTATGTAGAGGCTATTAGGTATTCTCCCATGAAGTCAGATGAAATGCATTACCAGGTAACGAGATCAAACGATAGACGTGATCAGCATTCGGTTGACCTATTAATCCGGTCTTGCAGTTGTAGGAAATATGATTTGACAGGGATTCCTTGCAAGCACGTTGTATGTACTATTTGGTGTACAACAAGAGTCTCTGACACAGCAAAATTGTTCTGTACCAAATGAATCAATAGATACTACTTTGGGTCCAATCAGGAAAAAAAACTTCATGTACTTATTTTGTTAGTTTTTACCCATTTATACTCTTTGGTATTTATTTCTGTATTTTTTTTGTTCGGAATAAGAATTTATGTTGGTCTTAAATTTATCTGTTTCAGGAAGACACAAAAAATTATGCCGTGCTTGCTTTCTGAATTTTTTGTTGGGTATGAGTATTTATTTctgtattttttttcttgagAATGAGAATTTATGTCGGTGTTGAATTTATTTGTTTCAGAAAGggacaaaaaaatttatgtcgTGCTtgctttctgaatttttttgttGGGTATGAGTAGTTATTTCTGTATTTTTTGTCGGGAATGAGAATTTATGTCGTTCTTGAATTAATTTGTTTCACAAAGGCTCAAAAAATTATGTCGTGCTtactttttgaatttttttgttggGTATTAGTAGTTATTTCTGTATTTTTTGTCGGAAATGAGAATTTATGTTGGtcttgaatttatttgtttCACAAAGgctcaaaaaaaattttcgtgcttactttttgaattttttcattgagtatgagtatttatttctgaattttttgttGGGATGATAATTTATATTGATCCAGAATTTATCTGTATAGTTCATCCTTGATTCTTGAAAGACTTGATGTATAAgatttataaacaaatttatggtgaatatttttttttacaggtGAAAAGAGCACAGAAAGTCGGAATTAATATTGAAAGGAGTTCATGCTCAATATCTTCGATAAATGTATcttatttaaaatattgatttgatattATAAATACTAGAACAATATATTCTCTGATGGCATGGTTGACgtgtttttaaataaattttttgtattGTTGTAGGCTAGCCAATCAGCGAACATCCATACACCTGCTTTTATGAAAGGTGGAGTTAGCTTCACAACAGTCTCACGACTGCAAGCTTACACAAGTGCTCGAGATAGAGTTGGACAGTCATCGTCTTCACCAACAAATCTCATGGGCAAGTCTACCGCTTCTCAAAAATcctttaaaaataagtgatttcaTTTGATGTGATATTACATCACAAAGATGTGATTTTGTTTATGGATCCAATTATATCTTCATTTTGGCTCGTGATAGTTTGGGTTTCTAGTAACTGTATACTGCAATATTTGTTACCCAATGTAGTTACATTTAAGATTGtgatgaaatcaattttttgaGAAGCAAACAATGTTCTACTCTTTTCTTACCACCTCTGCTCTTACATATTGTTCTGCTTGTCCTCAATATTCCACCCCCTTTTGTTCGAAAAAGCTgatataaaactaaaaaaaaatatgaacatACATTATGAATTAAAAGCCTTTTTTAAAGATGAACTCAGGCCCAAAATTTGTTAGGATCGGCCCTGCCTGTCTTGTAGCACTTTGACCcacaggttcaagaggtggctcccacgtACGTAGAACTTTCCCCCGCATAACACTTATTTCCCGGGGTCTGCCGGATGGTgaccgtctctgataccattctgtcACGCCTCGGGCCCAAGCCCGCGCCTGCGCGACAGCACAATGGACCCCTATAACAtctacttcgtattcgtcctcgctttacgaaaatgattaacccaagttgctatagaattTTATTGTAGCCCATTACTCATTAtaaatctttcatttttttcatgtgGGACAGGGATCTCATAATACTAAAATGTCACGTCCCAAGATCGAGACCGAGACGTGTcaccggcgttgtttcaaattcacacaaattataaaacgatcagcctcgtagtacagtatATACCAAACCAGTTTTTATTCATAAATAAAATTCCAAAAACATAGTCTTTTTCAGctccaaaattcataaaatgacaAAATCTTGCGGAAGCCTTAGAATAaactaaataacaaaaatattaaattgaaaTAATCCCAAAACAAGGAATaacataatcaaaataaaattcttCAAGCTCTATTATTCACCAaccccaaaacatatcttgttcTCGATTCTCTAACTCATCATCTTCATTATCTGGGAGGAAAAAAGGTAAAAGGGGTGAgcgttttgggaaacactcaacAAGTGGGGGGCCGTTTGAGACATATACCAAATATATGCATAAACATAGAATCATAATCGTGAGCATGAAAATGAACATAAACATAACTCAATACTTGGGCCATCATGGCCGAAACATCATCATGAAACATAGACTTTCAACAGACATACATAAGCACTGAAATTCATCCCCTTTCCATGATTTACTGTCTCATATATGTTAATCTCTAAGGAGCGAGATCATGTCCAATATGTTAATCCTATTTGGAGTGAGGTCATACAACTATAAGGGTCATATCATTACAATATTCATTCGAATCATAACAATGCTTGACAACATGCATGGCATAACATGAACCAACATGACACGAACAAAAGACACATGCTCGAACGAATTTCGAAAACcaaataccatgactcatcaataaatattttcaaaaccacAATAAGAAATATACATACAAAAGCTCACTTACAAATATATTGGTGCAAAAGTAATAACTTGAGTAGGAGAAGCCTTCGGCCGAAAAATTCAGAAGCAATTCTCGAAAATTTGGCAGACTCTTGAGCAATTTTCCTTCCAAATTCTATCCTACCTCCACGAGAGAGTATGGACAAAATGGACAATTCCTCACATAATTCAGAAAGCACTTTACGAGAGATCTTAATCTATTGACCAATCAAAGTGCTCATATACTTAATATTAATCCTTTCACACCAAGCTTCTGACACCAATTGAATTACTTGATTTCGAAATTAAAGAAAGAAAGTGGGCCGATTCCTTGGATATAGGTGGCAGCTTTATTCACCAAAAACAAATGAAGAAAACTTGGCTGACGTGAACAAGGCCGAACATGGACCGAAGTTTTGCTGCGAAAATATGAAAGAAAAGCTGAAAAATTGTGTGATTTTTCTTGAATTACGAGCCTTTGTTTATAGGCACAAAAATAAGTTTAAGATAGAAAAAAAtctgcatattttaagtttGTATAAAATTTCTATCTCTCGATATTTGATTCCCTAAAAATCTAGATCTTATAATACTTGCAaccttaattattattattgactGAGGCACACGCGATACGTGTGCAACATTTGCACATGAATATTAAGTATAACATGTATATGAATAAGTGTGTTATAAACTAAAATAATGTTGAGAGTGAATgtctaaaataataattatatcttACCTCAGTTGAAATGACAAAATGTGGGTAACATAGAGTTGTACAGAAAATTGAGATAATTttgccataaattagaattgCTAAAGAAAATCATatctaaaataaaaacaatgaatttttaataaatGATCATAATTATCGGCAGATAAATGGAAATAAGACCAACATATACGGGCCGGGAAAAAAAACAAAGCATATAATTAACTGGAAATATATTGGAGCtaagattaaaatattttattctaaaATCTAAGTTATGACTCTTtgtaataaattttgaaaaatctctactcttcaaaactcaaatttaaaattcttttacaGCCTCTCTTGATCCTTATACATTGATGCATTGACATACTACCTGTCCAAACAGAAAcaaccataaataaataaaatgagtgcaagcaaatattattaaatatacattTAAGAATTTAATGTAACAAAATTaatatacataaaataaaaacatatatcTCAGAATTTTTTTTCCAGTCTATTTGAGTAGAAGTAGAACGTCTTTGTATACAACATTTCCGGGATATAACCAGATCGCTAATGTAACTTTCCATATTTTATCAAATTCTTTGTGCAATGTTGAGTTACTCTTATTGAAATTGGACATATATCTAgcaaataaaaacatatttaattttattacatttgaaaaataaaatgcatCACATATATCTAGCAATCGTGGCatacgcgttgcgtgtgtaacGAAAAAATGTGACAAATACGTGTAACATAATCCATTtcccaaaataaatttaatgcaaTAAAATAAGAtaactaaaatatttaaaacatatatatacacatcatgtcttaatggattaacggagtccgagaataaacccagaatgatcagaaatgatCCGAAGGGTCaagaggaacggacgcaacgtcctaggaacggacgcaacgttcgtgccagcAAGAATGCATCACTGCTTACGCACATGATGTGACGTTCGGATGCAACGATagcgaacggacgcaacgaaggtagaacggatgcaacgatggAGGAAAGGACGTTCCgttcgatgtctataaatagaggtgccgagattcatatCCAGGCACACctttcacctctcttctctcgatttctTAGTCTTctagctcagatctagggaattctaggcgtcccatcgggaatccgaaagtggcatagcggtccaggcgtcgtagcggagctgtggcctagttttgaggtaaGCAACAACAACGGGCTGATgaaggacgcaggtataacttttgctttctaaagatatttaggagtatgcaatagcttagttaagacttttagagcactataatgatattagtatcatttgaaagtgtagtgcggattataggcgttgacctagagctggtagagcttgcctagtaattaaggtacgaaagtactgttcgagatatcctgactgagtatgcatgtattatgtgtctgcatgatttatatgacatgattatatgctgcatacattcgcatcttgagctatctcttttgagatgtctattagtaggatTTTACCCTATCCTGATAGTGGatagacttccatcgatttgagtccggagtatccactggttttcggtatgtgagccaccacctgaagcgacgacacagcgtgctacatactagggcccggtctgtctttgttatcttaTTCTTGtcctctagtcagtaggaggtacacttgcatgcatgtatactcatactctcgtgctgagcgttttatgctcacgtctcgtactttgtgtatctggacaccctattccatggggcaggtttgcgattagaTGAGGCGGGtagatccaagaggggctagacagtagattggccagctggagcttcgcctagggttttatttattgcattgggttgatacagtatttcaatttggttgtataactatttgggtatttgcagattcatttccttgggattgtataatatttatggcttccgcagtttattctggtttactgttcaattaagttaatggcattcctaagtttctgattagtaggtgatctcggtaagggtcactacataagttattgaaagttgaaatgtaatattatttttttcgaataaatgtaatagattttattgagataatgaaatattaagtgcaaattgctcaaaaatccctaaTGCAAACATattttgctctgcactccctaaccatttttttgtaccacaatttttgttaatttgtaccacatcttgtatggttttgtaccacatcttgtattgttttgtaccacattttatgactagggatcCGA
It encodes:
- the LOC140889921 gene encoding uncharacterized protein, whose translation is MEELGFEEKRSFRFWHKVGGTINEGRYLENDSDVLNQRNHIPINYEVKIYVQHLDDGNHEARDDEFDNNEYDFDENDGLLDAFVCDDIEPKGKMIVHGGEKTEDVIYNMQEDSEEDDGVKKYPLFDPKKDSEKPELKLGLVFNSKKEAKFAIESYCIREGIPVKCHSNCVRDLKNNCVNSTWLGNTFAKKFSTNPKLGHLEFKEEISVMFQSDFSRKTAYMAKRKALKLVQGSVEEQFRKIRMYCAELKRSDTGATVVLKLTEDDKGPRFQRLYVCYSVCKQGFKSACRRIIGVDGCFFKGGTWWTIVISRGARSE